One Salinicoccus roseus genomic region harbors:
- a CDS encoding GNAT family N-acetyltransferase, protein MKMTITRCTENEWKQLQEISRITFDETFRAQNKPENMEAYLTQAFTEEKIKNELSEENSQFFFIYAGEEPAGYLKVNIADAQTEEMGSESLEIERIYILKDFQSQGLGRVLFDKAMDIADEMQASKIWLGVWEKNNKAIAFYKKLGFSEHGSHSFYMGDEEQTDIIMVKPLIS, encoded by the coding sequence ATGAAAATGACGATTACAAGATGCACGGAAAATGAATGGAAACAGCTGCAGGAGATCAGCCGCATCACATTTGACGAAACGTTCAGGGCACAGAATAAACCGGAGAACATGGAGGCCTATCTTACACAAGCGTTCACTGAAGAAAAAATCAAAAATGAACTTTCCGAAGAGAACTCCCAGTTCTTCTTCATATATGCAGGGGAGGAGCCCGCTGGGTACTTGAAAGTAAACATCGCAGACGCCCAGACTGAAGAGATGGGAAGTGAGTCTCTGGAAATCGAACGGATCTACATACTGAAGGATTTCCAAAGCCAGGGTCTTGGCCGCGTCCTATTCGATAAGGCCATGGATATCGCCGATGAAATGCAGGCCTCGAAAATATGGCTGGGTGTATGGGAGAAGAACAATAAAGCCATCGCCTTCTACAAAAAGCTGGGTTTCTCCGAGCACGGCAGCCATTCCTTCTACATGGGGGACGAAGAGCAGACTGACATTATTATGGTGAAGCCGCTCATATCATAA
- a CDS encoding Hsp20/alpha crystallin family protein, producing the protein MAFEMKPFNNSFFDMNPSDIFRDVGRQLFTQFPESTMKSDIREYDHSYVLEAELPGIEKENINIEYNNGVLSISGEQSIDNEAKDDQGRVVHRERSYSTIKRQFAFDNIQQDGISADFNNGVLKITLPKTNRDNSSKRIEIN; encoded by the coding sequence ATGGCTTTTGAAATGAAACCTTTCAACAACAGCTTCTTTGATATGAATCCGAGCGATATATTCAGGGATGTGGGCAGACAGCTCTTTACGCAATTTCCTGAAAGCACCATGAAGTCGGATATTCGCGAGTATGACCACTCCTATGTTCTTGAAGCCGAACTTCCGGGCATCGAGAAGGAAAACATTAATATTGAATACAATAATGGGGTACTTTCGATTTCAGGAGAACAATCCATCGACAATGAAGCCAAGGATGACCAGGGGCGCGTCGTTCATCGTGAACGCAGCTACAGCACCATCAAACGTCAGTTTGCCTTCGACAATATCCAACAAGACGGAATTTCAGCCGACTTCAACAACGGGGTGTTGAAGATCACACTCCCAAAAACAAATAGAGACAACAGTTCGAAACGCATTGAAATCAATTAA
- a CDS encoding antibiotic biosynthesis monooxygenase, with product MIKAVNEIRVKKGRVDEVAPRFSTAKSVHTFDGFILMEVLIKENTGEYDVIEVCTTWEDHASFDAWRESRATKKAHASGGSEEKSEDNPILGAELSIYEVFVQHHPEK from the coding sequence ATGATCAAAGCAGTGAATGAGATACGTGTCAAAAAGGGAAGGGTGGATGAAGTGGCACCCAGGTTCTCGACGGCCAAATCGGTCCATACTTTCGATGGGTTCATCCTCATGGAAGTATTGATAAAGGAGAATACGGGTGAATATGATGTCATCGAAGTATGTACGACATGGGAAGACCATGCGAGCTTCGATGCCTGGAGGGAAAGCCGTGCGACGAAGAAAGCGCATGCCTCCGGCGGATCTGAAGAAAAATCGGAAGACAACCCGATTCTTGGCGCTGAACTTTCCATCTATGAAGTGTTCGTCCAGCATCATCCGGAAAAGTAG
- a CDS encoding MATE family efflux transporter, with translation MAHNQQDFTRGPILKSLIIFSGPIMLTNLLQTSFQIVDSLWVGNILGASALGAVAVATTILITVLSFILGLNNAALTILSQQYGKKNEAGFRSYLNAFIVTMTSMALVFGVLGFIFAEQLLLLIGTPEELLGQARVYLQISFLSMFFLFAYNFMNTVLRAVGDSKTPLRVVFVAVILNAALAPVFLIGFGMGIEGAALSTVASQGIAFLYSVYYSVKHNLIPFTKPKLPSSKEVRLIFNLGVPAGLQMAVIHAGVAAILSVVTQFGGQTVAGFSAAQRLDSLIMLPAMALGTAVNSMAGQNIGINDWMRVRQIAKNAALYNFGLMVAVAVFVIIFAEFGMRLFIEDEEAVQFGARYLRIVALCYPFLGLNFVLNGIVRASGAMYQVLALNIISFWVLRYPLTAMFASQFGEVGIGIGMGMSFIISSGIAFAYYNFGDWRHKQLFGESG, from the coding sequence ATGGCACATAACCAGCAGGATTTCACACGTGGACCGATACTCAAGTCGCTGATCATATTTTCAGGACCGATCATGCTGACGAACCTGCTGCAGACTTCCTTCCAGATTGTGGACAGCCTCTGGGTTGGGAACATACTTGGAGCATCGGCACTCGGGGCGGTCGCTGTTGCAACGACGATACTGATTACGGTCCTGTCATTCATATTGGGGCTCAATAATGCGGCCCTCACCATACTCTCGCAGCAGTACGGCAAAAAGAATGAAGCGGGATTCAGGTCCTATCTCAATGCATTCATCGTTACGATGACGAGCATGGCACTTGTATTCGGAGTTCTCGGGTTCATCTTTGCGGAACAGCTGCTGCTGTTGATCGGGACACCGGAAGAATTGCTTGGGCAGGCGAGAGTCTATCTGCAGATCAGCTTCCTGAGCATGTTCTTCCTTTTTGCATACAACTTCATGAATACAGTCCTCAGGGCGGTCGGCGACAGCAAGACACCGCTTCGGGTCGTATTTGTCGCCGTCATACTGAATGCGGCGCTGGCTCCTGTGTTCCTGATTGGATTCGGCATGGGCATCGAGGGTGCTGCACTATCGACAGTCGCCTCGCAGGGCATCGCTTTCCTCTACAGTGTCTACTACTCGGTGAAGCACAACCTGATTCCTTTCACAAAGCCAAAGCTGCCTTCCAGTAAGGAAGTCCGCCTGATCTTCAATCTTGGTGTTCCTGCCGGGCTGCAGATGGCCGTCATCCATGCGGGTGTCGCCGCCATCCTCAGTGTGGTCACCCAGTTCGGCGGCCAGACGGTTGCGGGCTTCAGTGCCGCCCAGCGGCTCGACAGCCTGATCATGCTGCCTGCAATGGCACTCGGTACCGCAGTGAACAGCATGGCCGGGCAGAACATCGGCATCAACGATTGGATGCGGGTCAGGCAGATTGCGAAAAATGCCGCCCTCTACAACTTTGGCCTCATGGTCGCAGTCGCAGTCTTCGTCATCATCTTCGCGGAGTTCGGCATGCGCCTTTTCATAGAGGATGAGGAAGCGGTGCAGTTCGGGGCCCGGTATTTGCGTATCGTCGCGCTCTGCTATCCATTCCTTGGACTGAACTTCGTCCTCAATGGCATCGTGCGTGCCTCCGGAGCGATGTATCAGGTGCTTGCCCTGAACATCATCTCTTTCTGGGTATTGCGGTATCCTTTGACTGCCATGTTCGCCTCCCAGTTTGGAGAAGTGGGCATCGGTATCGGCATGGGGATGAGTTTCATCATCAGCAGTGGAATTGCATTCGCCTACTACAATTTCGGCGACTGGAGGCATAAGCAGCTGTTTGGAGAAAGTGGATAG
- a CDS encoding FMN-binding negative transcriptional regulator: MYIPKYYEVTDLAEIEDFVRNHPFGTIISNDDGRPMATHIPMEMRREGDGHVITGHLAKGNPQWKTIDDNADILLIFQGPHAYVSASWYEKEEVSTWNYQSVHIYGRGTLLSEDELENDLIHLLDRYEGHRDRGRTWDNLSEKSKAQMKGIVGFRIKVDEVQAAYKMNQNKNGKDYDSVVEHLSGKNDQNANQIAEEMKRHKK, from the coding sequence ATGTATATACCAAAGTACTATGAAGTCACTGATCTGGCCGAAATCGAAGACTTTGTCAGAAACCATCCATTCGGCACAATCATATCGAATGATGACGGCCGGCCAATGGCCACTCACATTCCCATGGAAATGAGGCGGGAGGGTGATGGACATGTCATTACCGGACACCTCGCAAAGGGCAATCCCCAATGGAAGACCATTGACGATAACGCCGATATACTGCTCATATTCCAGGGGCCCCATGCCTATGTTTCAGCTTCCTGGTATGAAAAGGAGGAGGTATCGACATGGAATTATCAATCCGTCCATATCTATGGTCGGGGAACATTGCTGTCAGAGGACGAATTGGAGAATGATCTGATCCACCTGCTGGACCGTTACGAAGGACATCGGGATAGGGGCAGGACATGGGACAACCTTTCAGAGAAAAGTAAAGCCCAGATGAAAGGCATCGTCGGATTCAGAATAAAAGTCGATGAAGTCCAGGCAGCCTACAAGATGAATCAGAACAAGAATGGAAAAGACTATGACAGCGTAGTGGAACACTTGTCTGGAAAGAATGACCAGAACGCCAATCAGATTGCCGAAGAGATGAAAAGGCACAAAAAGTGA
- a CDS encoding fructose-1,6-bisphosphatase yields the protein MEAKYLNLLSDKFNSEEKVVTEIINLESILDLPKGTEHFVSDLHGEFQAFQHVLRNGSGNVRVKIRDVFKDRLTDDEISEFAALVYYPEDKLKLVKNQVGSKEALNEWYKIKIHHMIELISFASSKYTRSKLRKALPKQFVYIIEELLYKSDEDTNKKPYYEKIVDKIITLGQAEKLIIGLSYTTQRLVVDHLHVVGDIYDRGPEPDKIMDTLIDYHSLDIQWGNHDVLWIGAYAGSKVCLANILRICARYDNLDIIEDAYGINLRPLLNLAEKYYGDNPAFHPKQHSEKALTEQEKLQITKIHQAIAIIQFKLESPIIKRRPYFEMEERLVLEKVDYDKQEITVYGETYPLENTCFSTVDPQDPVKLLEEEEEVIDKLLLSLQQSEKLKRHMNFLMKKGSLYLKYNGNLLIHGCIPVDEDGNMEQMEIDGNIYEGRELLNQFEEHLRKSFKDIESTDDLSTDLVWYLWTGKHSSLFGKRAMTTFERYFIKDKASHKEEKNPYYHLREDVNVCRKMLEEFDLDPEQGHIINGHTPVKEIDGENPIKADGKMIVIDGGFSKAYQKTTGIAGYTLLYNSYGMQLVAHQHFNSKKNVLLNGADALSVRRIVDEELQRKKIRDTNIGARLQEEIEMLQALMSYRYIN from the coding sequence ATGGAAGCTAAATATCTTAATCTGCTGTCGGACAAATTCAATAGTGAAGAAAAAGTCGTAACGGAAATCATAAACCTCGAGTCCATATTGGACCTACCGAAGGGCACTGAGCATTTCGTCAGCGACCTTCATGGGGAATTCCAGGCCTTTCAGCACGTATTGAGGAATGGCTCCGGGAACGTGCGTGTAAAAATCCGTGATGTTTTCAAAGATAGGCTGACAGATGACGAAATCAGCGAATTTGCAGCCCTCGTATATTACCCGGAGGACAAATTGAAGCTGGTCAAGAATCAGGTGGGTTCGAAAGAGGCACTGAACGAATGGTATAAAATAAAGATCCATCATATGATCGAACTGATATCATTCGCCTCTTCAAAATATACACGCTCGAAATTGAGAAAGGCTTTGCCGAAACAGTTTGTGTACATCATCGAAGAACTCCTCTATAAGAGCGACGAGGATACAAATAAAAAGCCATATTATGAGAAGATCGTCGACAAGATAATTACACTCGGCCAGGCTGAAAAGCTCATTATAGGCCTCTCCTATACTACACAGCGTCTAGTCGTCGACCATCTCCATGTAGTGGGAGATATCTATGACCGGGGACCAGAACCTGACAAGATCATGGATACTCTGATCGACTATCATTCCCTTGATATCCAGTGGGGGAATCATGATGTGCTGTGGATCGGAGCTTATGCGGGATCCAAGGTATGCCTTGCGAATATCCTCAGAATCTGTGCACGCTATGACAACCTGGATATCATCGAAGATGCCTATGGAATCAACCTGCGTCCTCTTCTGAACCTCGCAGAAAAATACTATGGGGACAATCCGGCCTTCCACCCAAAACAGCATTCCGAAAAGGCACTTACAGAGCAGGAGAAACTCCAGATTACAAAAATACATCAGGCCATCGCCATCATCCAGTTCAAACTCGAGAGTCCCATCATCAAACGGCGGCCATACTTCGAAATGGAAGAGCGGCTCGTTTTGGAAAAAGTCGATTATGACAAGCAGGAAATCACAGTCTACGGCGAAACTTATCCACTGGAGAACACCTGCTTCTCGACTGTCGATCCACAAGATCCAGTGAAACTGCTTGAAGAGGAGGAGGAAGTCATCGATAAGCTTCTGCTTTCCCTTCAGCAATCTGAAAAACTGAAACGCCATATGAATTTCCTGATGAAAAAAGGCAGTCTCTACTTGAAGTATAACGGCAACCTGCTGATTCATGGATGTATCCCTGTAGACGAAGACGGGAATATGGAGCAGATGGAAATCGATGGCAATATCTATGAAGGAAGAGAGCTGCTGAACCAGTTCGAGGAACATCTTCGCAAATCCTTCAAAGATATCGAATCTACGGATGACCTGTCCACAGATCTTGTTTGGTATCTTTGGACCGGTAAACACTCCTCCCTGTTCGGCAAACGCGCAATGACTACATTTGAACGCTACTTCATCAAGGACAAGGCTTCCCACAAGGAGGAGAAGAATCCTTATTATCATCTGAGGGAAGATGTAAACGTATGCCGGAAGATGCTTGAAGAGTTCGACCTCGATCCTGAGCAGGGTCATATCATCAATGGCCATACCCCCGTAAAGGAGATCGACGGTGAAAATCCGATCAAGGCAGACGGCAAGATGATCGTCATCGATGGCGGGTTCTCCAAGGCCTATCAAAAGACTACTGGCATCGCAGGCTATACACTCCTCTACAATTCATATGGCATGCAGCTTGTTGCCCATCAGCACTTCAATTCAAAGAAGAATGTACTGTTGAATGGTGCAGACGCACTCTCTGTACGCCGCATAGTCGATGAGGAGCTTCAAAGAAAGAAGATACGCGATACCAACATCGGTGCCAGACTGCAGGAAGAGATTGAAATGCTGCAGGCACTGATGTCCTATCGTTACATTAATTAA
- a CDS encoding TDT family transporter has product MKRFLNQIPVSICGLILGLVSLGHLFFSIQRTAIGWAFTGIGILLMLLFFMKITVTGKDTLKTLDNPVVAAISPTFPMSLMVLCNTLGHFTVNAPLIFVVWWLAIILHFGLMAFFTLTFVAPNRLKSEYINPGWFVTFVGIGVIPTTSSNFGVEFGQIVIWIALTFYLILLPLVILQLIKQRITRTTLPLVAIVAAPGSLCLTGYISVMEHPSEMFVYLLLILSQAVYFLIVMMLPRIMRFRFHPSYAALTFPVVISATAIVYTLQMTDGSSLLNSILGFLSTIELALAVIIVTYVLIRYSIFIVQCYADNGKSYN; this is encoded by the coding sequence ATGAAACGTTTCCTAAACCAGATACCTGTATCGATCTGCGGACTGATACTCGGTCTCGTATCGCTCGGCCATCTCTTCTTCTCCATCCAGCGCACTGCCATCGGATGGGCGTTCACAGGCATCGGCATACTGCTGATGCTACTGTTCTTCATGAAGATTACCGTTACGGGCAAAGACACCCTGAAAACACTCGATAATCCAGTCGTGGCAGCCATATCACCGACATTCCCCATGTCACTCATGGTCCTCTGCAATACCCTCGGCCATTTTACTGTAAATGCTCCACTTATATTCGTTGTATGGTGGCTTGCCATCATTCTCCACTTTGGACTGATGGCTTTCTTCACCCTTACCTTCGTCGCGCCGAACAGGTTGAAGTCCGAATATATCAATCCCGGCTGGTTCGTCACTTTTGTCGGCATCGGCGTCATACCAACCACTTCAAGCAACTTCGGAGTGGAATTCGGCCAAATTGTGATCTGGATTGCTCTCACGTTCTACCTCATCCTGCTGCCGCTCGTCATCTTACAGCTGATAAAACAGCGTATTACGCGTACCACATTGCCACTCGTTGCCATCGTCGCGGCACCGGGTTCGTTATGCCTGACCGGCTACATCTCCGTCATGGAACATCCTTCTGAAATGTTCGTCTATTTGCTGCTCATCCTGTCCCAGGCAGTATATTTCCTGATTGTCATGATGCTCCCCAGGATTATGCGTTTCAGGTTCCACCCAAGCTATGCCGCCCTGACATTTCCAGTCGTCATTTCTGCTACGGCAATCGTCTATACACTGCAGATGACGGATGGCAGCAGCCTGCTGAACAGCATACTCGGATTCCTTTCCACCATCGAACTGGCACTGGCTGTCATCATCGTCACCTATGTACTGATCCGCTATTCGATTTTCATCGTGCAATGCTATGCAGACAACGGGAAGTCATATAACTAG
- a CDS encoding class I SAM-dependent methyltransferase yields the protein MNKGCKLCHSDTSLFSHQKLGDYHFCHFCEYVFKDEENILSEEEEFKIYNSHNNSIDEPGYVDFLYVFLYDAVFPYVNGSVYGLDFGSGPAPVLAQILDQNHDFHIDIYDLFYVPERIYEGKKYDLITVTEVVEHLEDPLEYFNRFAELLKPEGILAVMTLFHHNDTDHFNNWHYMRDRTHISFYTPKTMHYIANRTGLKIIHTNNVRHTTFMLDS from the coding sequence ATGAACAAAGGATGCAAATTATGCCACTCAGACACTAGCCTTTTCAGTCATCAAAAACTTGGTGACTACCATTTCTGCCATTTCTGTGAATACGTCTTCAAGGATGAAGAAAACATCCTTTCTGAAGAGGAGGAATTCAAGATCTACAACTCCCACAATAATTCAATAGATGAACCGGGATATGTCGATTTTTTATATGTGTTTCTCTACGATGCAGTCTTCCCCTATGTTAATGGCAGTGTGTATGGTCTTGATTTCGGAAGCGGTCCGGCCCCGGTTCTTGCTCAAATACTCGACCAGAACCATGATTTCCATATAGATATATACGATCTGTTCTATGTCCCGGAAAGAATCTATGAAGGAAAAAAGTACGATTTGATTACTGTCACTGAAGTCGTCGAACACCTGGAAGACCCCCTTGAATACTTCAACCGGTTTGCCGAGCTCTTGAAACCTGAAGGAATTTTAGCTGTCATGACCCTCTTTCATCACAACGATACAGACCACTTCAACAACTGGCACTACATGCGGGATCGCACCCATATTTCTTTCTATACGCCAAAAACCATGCATTATATCGCCAACAGGACAGGATTGAAAATCATTCATACAAACAATGTCCGACATACGACGTTCATGTTGGACTCATGA
- a CDS encoding LysE/ArgO family amino acid transporter: MTAALLHGIILAFGLILPLGAQNVFVFNQGASQPRLRGAIPVIITAGLCDTLLILLAVLGVSVIVLTMPVLQTVIFSLGIIFLLYMGWSIWKSDPASLSQKEAAMSMQKQILFAMSVSLLNPHAIIDTIGVIGTSSLSYEGLEKMAFTTACIVISWMWFIGLAVVGRTVGNFDTKGVFLNALNKISAVIIWGVALYLAIQLYNGI; this comes from the coding sequence ATGACTGCTGCACTGCTTCATGGCATTATACTGGCATTCGGACTGATACTCCCCCTCGGGGCACAGAACGTATTTGTCTTCAATCAGGGTGCATCCCAGCCGAGACTGCGGGGAGCGATTCCCGTCATCATTACTGCAGGGTTGTGTGATACGCTGCTGATCCTGCTTGCTGTACTGGGCGTTTCGGTCATCGTCCTGACAATGCCGGTCCTGCAGACGGTCATCTTCTCTCTTGGCATCATCTTCCTGCTGTATATGGGATGGTCGATCTGGAAGAGCGATCCGGCGAGCCTCAGTCAGAAGGAGGCGGCGATGTCCATGCAGAAGCAGATCCTGTTCGCCATGTCCGTTTCACTGCTCAATCCACATGCCATCATAGATACAATTGGCGTCATCGGTACAAGCTCACTCAGTTATGAAGGACTGGAGAAGATGGCTTTCACCACAGCCTGCATCGTCATTTCCTGGATGTGGTTCATCGGGCTTGCTGTAGTGGGAAGGACGGTGGGAAACTTCGATACAAAGGGTGTCTTCTTGAATGCCCTCAATAAGATTTCTGCAGTCATTATATGGGGTGTGGCGTTATATTTGGCGATACAACTGTATAATGGCATATAA
- a CDS encoding antibiotic biosynthesis monooxygenase family protein, producing MILKDAEGKYEIILEEEKAAVQHGSEETHYTVIESSGKLENRGYCVLNNIYVNDGMEAPFEARFLNRQSNLSTVDGFKAIRVMKASSGPYYVILTLWEDEGAFRGWQESKQYGETHRKRGTKSGLDREVVDREQSFNVRFQLEDI from the coding sequence ATGATCCTTAAAGATGCAGAAGGAAAGTATGAAATCATTCTAGAAGAAGAAAAGGCAGCAGTCCAGCATGGGTCTGAGGAGACCCACTATACTGTCATTGAAAGCAGTGGGAAACTGGAGAACAGGGGATACTGTGTACTGAATAACATCTATGTCAACGACGGCATGGAAGCGCCCTTTGAAGCACGCTTCCTGAATCGCCAGTCCAATTTGTCGACAGTCGATGGCTTCAAGGCCATTCGTGTAATGAAGGCATCATCGGGTCCCTATTACGTCATTCTGACCTTGTGGGAGGATGAAGGGGCATTCCGTGGCTGGCAAGAGTCAAAACAGTATGGGGAGACACACAGGAAGAGGGGGACGAAATCCGGGCTCGATCGCGAAGTTGTCGACCGGGAACAGTCTTTCAACGTAAGGTTCCAACTGGAAGATATATAG